Genomic segment of Iocasia fonsfrigidae:
AGGGTGATCATTATTTTAATAGCATTTCTAGGGTTTTTATTTGCCAGTCAGCAGTTTGATTTGATAGCAGCCCTGTCAGTGGCTTCTTCAGTAGGTTTACTGATAGTAGTTCCGACTATATTTGGTGCTTTTTTCTGGCGTAAATCTACTGCAGCAGGTTCTATTACCAGTCTTTTAAGTGGTTGTTTTACTGCCGTTTATCTACAGTTTACAGGATGGAGTCCCTGGGGTTATCCAGCAGGTGTCTGGACTTTAGTAATTAGTTCACTGACTTTTATAATTGTAAGTTTGCTGACAATTCCACCAGAGGAAAAGGCTGATGAACTACTAGATTATCTAGATAAAGAATTAAGCAAGCGGAATATACTATAAACCAGGTAATTGATTTGTTTTTTTTATAAATTTATGCAGGATTTTTTTTATAAAAGTTGAAGGTAATATATGGGTTTAAGTTAAATTGCAATGTATTCTGGAATTTATAGAGGAGGGAGTTATATCAAGAAGATAGGTCAGGTAATACTGGGATTGAGTATCTTTTTATTGATTGGCACTGGGCTGTATTATTCCTTAAGTAGTATTTTTCAGGATTCTTCAATGCCGGTAGTGGTCAGGGTTGGAATAATAGGTGTAATACTGGGGCTGATTATTCTTCTTTATAGTTTAATAAAAGAAAGGATGGAGGATCTTAAAGATGATAATAGTGAATACTAGTCAAATTGCTGGTAAAGAAATAAGTGAAGTCCTTGGTCTGGTCAGAGGAAATACTATTAGGGCACGTCATGTTGGGCAGGATATTATGGCAGGTCTAAGAAATATTGTAGGCGGTGAAGTAAAAGAATATACCCAGATGATTAGTGAGGCCAGGGAAGAAGCCCTGAAAAGGATGGTATCTGAAGCTGAGAAATTAGAGGCAGATGCTGTTATTAATATTCGTTTTACTACTTCCCAGGTTATGGGTGGTGCAGCTGAAATACTTGCCTATGGCACAGCTGTCAAAATAGGTTGATTATTAATTAAGTCTGGGTGGCGTAGCCATTTTGTTCAAGTTTAGGAAACTATGCAATTTTTAAATTGTGGATAAATTTAAAGGCCGACAAATATATTTGTTTCCCTTGTCGTGCACCACAGGTACTCCGTATTTAACTAGACCATACAAGAACAGTTTGAGGTTGCGCTACAGCGTCCTGCTTACGCTTACTGTCGAGAAATTGTCTTCCGGTTCACTGACTCTTCTTTTATTACGCATAGTTGAGTCAGCATCAGGCCATCGAGGCCAAGTTCCGTACCTCCAGCCAATTTCTAGAGTCGTACAACAAATATATTTGTCTGGCTAATAGTTTGTTGATTAACTATGTGTAATAAATAGTTGACTTAAGAAAGCTGATATATTTGATTAAGTTTGGGTGGCGAAGCCAATTTGTTGATCCTAAAGTTACTTATATCAGATAAATAATAAATACATATTAAGACACTTATAAAATATAGAGGAGGTAATTAATTGTGTTAAAGTCCAAAAAAGAATATTACCGGATTAAGGGGAATGAGCTGATTAAGAATTTTAAGAAGAGGAATATAGAGGGCTACTATTGTTCTACAGGAGAAGAAGCCGTCAAAAAGGCTCTGGAATTAATAAAAGAGGGTTCTACAGTATCCTGGGGTGGTTCAATGACTTTAGAGCAAATTGGTTTATTGGAGAAATTAAAGGAATCTAATCTAAAATTGTTGGATAGGAGTACTGCTGAAAATGCTGATGAAAGGGCAGAGATATATTATAAAACCTTTAATTGCGATTATTTCTTAATGAGTTCAAATGCAATTACCCAGGATGGCAAATTAGTAAATATTGATGGGAATGGTAATAGGATAGCTGCCCTTATATATGGGCCCAAAAATGTTATTGTGATAGCAGGTATGAATAAAGTTACTAAAGATGAAGAGAGTGCAATGAAGCGTATAAGAAATTGTGCTTCACCGATAAATGCCATCAGGCTGGAACAGAATACACCTTGTACTCAAACTGGTCACTGTCATGAGTGTTTAACAGAGGATTGTATTTGCTGTCAAATGCTGGTGACTAGAAAATCAAGACATGACGGTCGTATAAAGGTAATACTTGTAGGTGAAGAACTGGGCTTTTAAAAAACATATATTTTATAGTTCCCCGAAATGAGCAATTAGGCGGGGATTTTTTATATATTATTATATGAAAGTTAAAATAAAAGAATTATTAAATAAGGCTCTTTCATAATAACACTTTTGCATACTTGAATTGTTATCCAGACGATTAAAACGGAGCAGAATTTAGTAAAGACAATTATGAAAAAGGCTGTTTTCCTGTTTGACCGTAGGGAGTTTAAAACAGCCCATAATTGGCTGGTACTAAATTCGTTGCGGAGTTTTTGTGTGGGAACAATCAATTATGCAAGACGCTTAAATAAGTATTTCTTTAATTTAATAAATCAATAAAAAAAATTATAGGATCATTTTTCTTTTTCTATTGACATAATAATCTTTTTTTTGTAAAATAAAAACTGAAAACACTAAATTGGTTTCCTTAATGAAGATGAACTTCTGTTCTGCTGTTTTTGCTGAGGAGGGGAAAATAATCATGGGCGGCAAGACCAATAGAGAAAGAGAGCGAATTTTAGCAAAAGCCAGGGATTTATTTTTCTCTTATGGTTATTCAAAGATAACGATGGATGAATTAGCTGCTGAGCTAAAGATGAGTAAAAAAACCATTTACAATATTTTTGCCAGTAAAAGGGACTTATTAGATGAGGTAATAAGAAATCATTTTAAGGATATCAAGGAGGAAATAGAAACACAGTTAAATAAAGAAATGTCTTTTCAGGGGATGCTGAAAAGATTATTATTAATTATTAATCAAAAGACATCATTAATTAATATTAGAGCACTTGATGATATTAAAAAAAACAGTCCTGATTCCTGGAAAATGATTAATAAATATCGGGAATCATTTTTACAGACCCGTTTAAAAGAAATATTTCAAAAAGGGATTAAGGAAGGGGTTATTAAGGAGGGTATTCCACTTGAATTAATAGTACTGGTGACTATGAATTTAATTCGCAATATTACACCACCTGAACTAATGGGTTTTCCATATTCTTTTGATCAGGTTTTAGAAATGATTATAGAAATAATTATTGAAGGTATTATTGTTAGAGAGGAGTAATATATATGAAGATAGGAGTACCACGGGCCTTGCTATATTATTATTATTTTCCCTTCTGGGAATCTTTTTTTAATAATCTTGGCTGTGAGCTAGTAGTTTCTGATAAAACGTCAGAAGTGTTGATTAATAGAGGGATAAAGAACTCTGTTTCTGAAATATGCGTGCCTATTAAGGTATATATCGGTCATGTATTTAATTTACTTGATAAAGGTGTGGATTATATTTATGTTCCGAGGTTTATCAGTATTAAGAAAAATATAACCTTCTGTCCAAAATTTTTAGGTCTGCCTGATATGATTAGAAATTCACTCCAAGGAGTAGAGGGAAAGATTTTAAGTAATTATATTGAAGCCAGGAGTGATGATATTTCTAATTATAAAAATTATCTTGGTTTTATGGATAAGTTAGGGGTATCCCGTTCGACACTGAAAAATGCTGCTAAAAAAGCCCGTAAGGTCTGGCTGAATTTTCGTGAGAAAAGCAGGCAGGGTTTATTTATAGACCAGATTTTAAATGATAGAATAATTACTGGGGCAAGTAATAATGAGATTACAATAGGTGTTGTAGGTTATGTCTATAATGTCTATGACCAGTTTATTAGTATGGATTTTATTGATCGACTAAGAGAGATGAAAGTAAATGTTTTGACTTTTGAAATGCTTGAGACTAAAAAGATTGAAGAGCAAGTGGGTAAATTTGCTAAAAAGATGTTCTGGGAGTTTACCAATAAATTACTTGGTGCGGGTTATCACTTTATCCATTCCCCTCAAGTAGATGGTATTATTCATATAACTGCCTTTGGTTGTGGGCCAGATTCTATTTTAGGACCATTTCTGGATACAGAAGCCGAAGCCTTTAATAAACCTTTAATGAGACTGCGGATCGATGAGCAAACAGGTGAAAGTCATTTGATTACCAGAATAGAGGCCTTTACAGATATGATTAGGGCCAAAAAAGAAGAAGAGGAAGGGGGGAGTTTCAGGTGAAAATAACTTTTCCACATATGGGGTCACCGTTAATTTATACTAAATTATTTGAATTACTTGGTCATGAGGTTATTGTTCCTCCCAAGCCTACCCAAAAAACTATCAATCTGGGGGTGAAATACAGCCCTGAATTTGCTTGTTTCCCTTTAAAGGTATTACTCGGTACCTATCTGGAAGCAATTGAGATGGGTGCAGATACTATTGTTTCCAGTGGTGGGAATGGCCCCTGTAGGGCCGGTTACTATGGGGAAGTACATCAAAGATTAATAAGGAATATGGGTTTAGATATTGATTTTATCATTTTTGATGAACTAAAGAGGGATTATAAAGGATTTATTAATAAATTAAAGAAGTTAAAGGGTCAACATTCCTGGTTTGACTTATATAAAATTGTAAAGACTGCGTATAAAATGGCTGTCTCAACTGATAAGGTAAAAAAGTTTATTGAACACAAACGGCCTTATATAAGTGATAAAAAGAAATTAAACAAGGTTAAACTTGCTATTGAGGATCAATACAGGGAAATAAAGACAGAGCAAGATATAGTCAGGGTTGAAGAATATGCCTTTAAAATACTGAAAGGTCTCGATATTGAGGAAAAAACAGGAGCTGAGAAATTAAAGATAGGTATAGTGGGAGAGATTTATGTTGTTATGGAATCAGGTATCAATTTTAACCTGGCTGAGTTGTTAAATGATTTTGGGGTTGAAGTAGAGATGTCCCATTATATTTCAGAATGGATACAGGAGAATTTAATTCCCTTTGTTTCCCATGAAAAAGAGATTATGAAAAAAGCTGAAGACTATATTGAAACAATTATTGGCGGACATGCCAAACAGAATGTTGGTCATATTGTTGATTATAAAGAACGGGGATTTGATGGTATAGTTCATTTGAAACCATTTGGCTGTCTACCGGAACTGGTTACCCAGAGTATCTTAGATAAAATCTCTGATGACCTGGATTTACCTATTTTATCCCTTTCTATAGACGAGCAGATGGCAACTGCTAATGTTATGACAAGGATTGAGGCCTTTATAGATATGATTAAACAAAAAAAATACAAAAGGAGTAGTGACCATGAAAGACATGTATTTGGGTATTGACATAGGTTCTGTAAGTATCAATGTTATAGCAATAGATTCAAAAAATGAGATTCTTTTTAAGTCTTACTGCCGTAATTCAGGTGAGCCTGTGGAAATAGTAAAAGAGGTCTTAACAGACCTTCAGGAAAAGGTTAAAAACAGATACAATGTTAAAGGAGTAGGAGTGACCGGAAGCGGCAGGCAGTTAATTGGCTACATACTGGGGGCAGATGTTGTTAAAAATGAAATTACTGCCCATGCAACAGCTACAATTTATTATCACCCTGATGTCAGTACTATCTTTGAAATAGGTGGGCAGGATTCAAAACTCATAATAGTCAAGGATAGGATAGTAACTGATTTTGCTATGAATACTGTCTGTGCTGCTGGGACAGGTTCTTTTCTTGATCATCAGGCCCAGCGTTTAGGGGTAAAGATCGAGGAGTTTGGAGAACTGGCCCTGACAGCTGAGAGGGATGTCAGAATAGCTGGTAGGTGTACTGTTTTCGCTGAGTCAGATATGATCTCTAAACAGCAGTATGGTTTTACCAAGGCGGAAATAATAAAGGGTTTATCAGAGGCCCTGGTCAGGAACTATATTAATAATATAGTCAGGGGTAAAAAGATTAAACCAGTATATGTCTTCCAGGGTGGGGTAGCTGCTAATGTTGGTATCAAAGCTGCCTTTGAGAAAGAGATCGGCAGTGAGGTTATTATACCGGAGCATTTTAATGTTATGGGGGCAATTGGTATAGCAATAATTGCCCGTAATTACATCCTTAAAAATGAGACAGATACAAATTTTAAAGGTTTTGCAGTGACCAGGGATAGTTTTAATACAAGTACCTTTACCTGTAGTGGTTGTCCGAATATGTGTGAAGTTATTAAAATCCAGGCAAATGGGACAACTATTGCTATGACAGGGGATAGGTGTGGTAAATGGTCAAATTCACTTAAGAGCAGTGAGGATCTTCTGGATACTACTACAGCCTAATAATATAAGAGGAAGTACTCAAATGAGTACTTCCTGGTTAAGTCATTTAATTTCCATAATTGACAACATGAATTCCTCCAGGTTTTTTATCTCAGATGAAGGTAGTTCCTGGTGGCTCTCAATAAACAGTAAGTAATTATCTGTCAGTGGTATTTTAACTGCTTTTACATAAAGCTCTTTACCGGCTCCGGTCAGATATGAGATTCGTTTGCCTAGCATCTCGGCTATATATATTTTCCTTTTGGGAAAGTAATCTACATATTTTTTACAGAGGGTTTTAAAGATTTGTTTTAATGTCTGCTGGTTTTCTTCGGCGATTTTCTTCTGGACATCAGTAAAAAATTCTTTCAATTTATTTTTATTATACGAAGACATCACGTTTACCTTCTTCAATTAAAGCGAGTTTTTCTACAATCATTTCCTTCCTTGCCTGATCTTTTACAGCCATTTCCTTTAGATTTTCTGCAATTAATTTTTCGCCTGCTTTAATTGTTTCAGGGGAGGCATA
This window contains:
- a CDS encoding lactate utilization protein; the encoded protein is MLKSKKEYYRIKGNELIKNFKKRNIEGYYCSTGEEAVKKALELIKEGSTVSWGGSMTLEQIGLLEKLKESNLKLLDRSTAENADERAEIYYKTFNCDYFLMSSNAITQDGKLVNIDGNGNRIAALIYGPKNVIVIAGMNKVTKDEESAMKRIRNCASPINAIRLEQNTPCTQTGHCHECLTEDCICCQMLVTRKSRHDGRIKVILVGEELGF
- a CDS encoding acyl-CoA dehydratase activase-related protein, with translation MKITFPHMGSPLIYTKLFELLGHEVIVPPKPTQKTINLGVKYSPEFACFPLKVLLGTYLEAIEMGADTIVSSGGNGPCRAGYYGEVHQRLIRNMGLDIDFIIFDELKRDYKGFINKLKKLKGQHSWFDLYKIVKTAYKMAVSTDKVKKFIEHKRPYISDKKKLNKVKLAIEDQYREIKTEQDIVRVEEYAFKILKGLDIEEKTGAEKLKIGIVGEIYVVMESGINFNLAELLNDFGVEVEMSHYISEWIQENLIPFVSHEKEIMKKAEDYIETIIGGHAKQNVGHIVDYKERGFDGIVHLKPFGCLPELVTQSILDKISDDLDLPILSLSIDEQMATANVMTRIEAFIDMIKQKKYKRSSDHERHVFGY
- a CDS encoding acyl-CoA dehydratase activase, with translation MKDMYLGIDIGSVSINVIAIDSKNEILFKSYCRNSGEPVEIVKEVLTDLQEKVKNRYNVKGVGVTGSGRQLIGYILGADVVKNEITAHATATIYYHPDVSTIFEIGGQDSKLIIVKDRIVTDFAMNTVCAAGTGSFLDHQAQRLGVKIEEFGELALTAERDVRIAGRCTVFAESDMISKQQYGFTKAEIIKGLSEALVRNYINNIVRGKKIKPVYVFQGGVAANVGIKAAFEKEIGSEVIIPEHFNVMGAIGIAIIARNYILKNETDTNFKGFAVTRDSFNTSTFTCSGCPNMCEVIKIQANGTTIAMTGDRCGKWSNSLKSSEDLLDTTTA
- a CDS encoding acyl-CoA dehydratase activase-related protein — protein: MKIGVPRALLYYYYFPFWESFFNNLGCELVVSDKTSEVLINRGIKNSVSEICVPIKVYIGHVFNLLDKGVDYIYVPRFISIKKNITFCPKFLGLPDMIRNSLQGVEGKILSNYIEARSDDISNYKNYLGFMDKLGVSRSTLKNAAKKARKVWLNFREKSRQGLFIDQILNDRIITGASNNEITIGVVGYVYNVYDQFISMDFIDRLREMKVNVLTFEMLETKKIEEQVGKFAKKMFWEFTNKLLGAGYHFIHSPQVDGIIHITAFGCGPDSILGPFLDTEAEAFNKPLMRLRIDEQTGESHLITRIEAFTDMIRAKKEEEEGGSFR
- a CDS encoding YbjQ family protein, which codes for MIIVNTSQIAGKEISEVLGLVRGNTIRARHVGQDIMAGLRNIVGGEVKEYTQMISEAREEALKRMVSEAEKLEADAVINIRFTTSQVMGGAAEILAYGTAVKIG
- a CDS encoding TetR/AcrR family transcriptional regulator yields the protein MKMNFCSAVFAEEGKIIMGGKTNRERERILAKARDLFFSYGYSKITMDELAAELKMSKKTIYNIFASKRDLLDEVIRNHFKDIKEEIETQLNKEMSFQGMLKRLLLIINQKTSLINIRALDDIKKNSPDSWKMINKYRESFLQTRLKEIFQKGIKEGVIKEGIPLELIVLVTMNLIRNITPPELMGFPYSFDQVLEMIIEIIIEGIIVREE